From a single Streptomyces aurantiacus genomic region:
- a CDS encoding DUF5999 family protein, whose protein sequence is MRTLTPQARQPRSRCTHKQPCPSADSPDHEAAVAVSAHPEQGWTLLCNGVLLFDDTGELLPDGQVIAPHRPLTATA, encoded by the coding sequence ATGCGCACCCTCACCCCACAGGCCCGTCAGCCCCGCAGCCGGTGCACGCACAAGCAGCCCTGTCCGAGTGCCGACAGCCCCGACCACGAAGCCGCGGTCGCAGTCTCCGCCCACCCCGAGCAGGGATGGACCCTGCTGTGCAACGGGGTCCTGCTGTTCGACGACACCGGCGAGCTGCTGCCCGACGGCCAGGTCATCGCCCCGCACCGTCCCCTCACAGCCACCGCCTGA